A region from the Variovorax sp. RKNM96 genome encodes:
- a CDS encoding alpha-ketoglutarate-dependent dioxygenase AlkB, with the protein MRSARRLEHAGQDDLFGGTPTAVIEGLRYEREFLSRDEEAGLLRIVQALPLKEMRYKEYTARRRGISFGGSYDFDANRLKPGAPLPEVLHPLRARAAAWLGIAPEELTHMLIAEYQPGTPLGWHRDVPDFEDIVGVSLQGDAVMQFRPYRPQGASTSDAGNVQFLIEPRSIYLLRGPARWAWQHAIAPTEALRYSITLRTPSRKRPAQHTGASHER; encoded by the coding sequence TTGCGTTCCGCTAGGCGCCTCGAACACGCGGGGCAAGACGACCTGTTCGGCGGAACGCCCACGGCCGTCATCGAAGGTCTGCGCTACGAGCGCGAGTTCCTGTCGAGGGATGAAGAGGCCGGGCTGCTGCGCATCGTGCAGGCCTTGCCGCTCAAGGAGATGCGCTACAAGGAATACACCGCGCGTCGCCGCGGCATCAGCTTCGGCGGCAGCTACGACTTCGACGCGAACCGCCTCAAGCCTGGCGCTCCGCTGCCCGAGGTGCTGCATCCGCTGCGGGCTAGGGCGGCGGCGTGGCTCGGTATCGCGCCCGAGGAGCTCACCCACATGCTGATCGCCGAGTACCAGCCCGGCACGCCCCTCGGCTGGCACCGCGACGTGCCGGACTTCGAGGACATCGTGGGCGTCTCGCTGCAGGGCGATGCGGTGATGCAGTTCAGGCCCTACCGCCCGCAAGGTGCATCGACCTCCGATGCCGGCAACGTGCAGTTCCTGATCGAGCCGCGCTCGATCTATCTCTTGCGCGGCCCGGCGCGCTGGGCCTGGCAGCACGCCATCGCGCCGACCGAAGCCTTGCGCTACTCGATCACGCTGCGCACGCCGTCCCGCAAGCGCCCAGCGCAGCACACGGGCGCATCGCATGAACGGTGA
- a CDS encoding ATP-dependent DNA helicase: MAPASSPSPDPASAAYVVSVKALCAFGAKAGDLDLRFVPAPSALEGMAGHALVQGRRGGNYQSEVSLEARHGALRVRGRADGYAPDEPRVEEIKTFRGDFDAIRGNHRALHWAQARIYGWMLCEQHGHAQMTVALVYLDLATGEETVLEERHTWDALRVHFESLCDCYAAWAQQEADHHGALDQTLAQLAFPHQAFRTGQRELAEAVYRAAAGGRCLMAQAPTGIGKTLATLFPLLKARAAGKLDKVFFLTAKTSGRPVALDALRVLGKGCAVDGAQPRVLELAAREKVCEYPDRACNGDSCPLAKGFYDRLPAARIEAAQTGWLDRQALRQVALQHTVCPYFLAQEMAHWSDVIVGDYNYYFDGSAFLFATMKDAGWRVAVLVDEAHNLLERARGMYTAQLEGGALEEAHRIAPAPVRGPLARLFREWDTVQQSQTDNYETADEIPERFVRALQAANTAMAEYFAAKPEAAQGPLQRFFFDALHFARLAEVFDDHSVFERTLGITQQDRTLAIRNLVPAPFLEGRFADAVSVTCFSGTLSPFEFYRDALGLPPDTALLDVASPFNSRQLRVEVAMDVSTRFRDRAGSLGNVAGIIGAQFERMPGNYLAFFSSFEYLESARAAFSARHPGVPVWTQTRGMLEADRHGFIARFEEGGRGIGFAVLGGAFGEGIDLPGSRLVGAFVASLGLPQYNALNEITRERMQSRFGKGYEYTYLYPGLQKVVQAAGRVIRTEEDQGVLHLLDDRFARTEIRELLPRWWHVEVGRAGVAFR; the protein is encoded by the coding sequence ATGGCCCCTGCTTCCTCCCCCTCGCCAGATCCGGCTTCGGCCGCCTACGTCGTTTCCGTCAAGGCGCTCTGCGCCTTCGGTGCGAAGGCGGGCGACCTCGACCTGCGCTTCGTGCCCGCGCCCAGCGCGCTCGAAGGCATGGCCGGCCACGCGCTGGTGCAGGGGCGGCGGGGCGGTAACTACCAGAGCGAGGTGTCACTCGAAGCCCGGCACGGCGCGCTGCGGGTTCGCGGCCGCGCCGATGGCTACGCGCCCGACGAACCCCGCGTGGAGGAGATCAAGACCTTCCGCGGCGACTTCGACGCCATCCGCGGCAACCACCGCGCGCTGCACTGGGCACAGGCCCGCATCTACGGCTGGATGCTGTGCGAGCAGCACGGCCACGCGCAGATGACGGTCGCGCTCGTCTACCTCGACCTCGCCACCGGCGAGGAGACCGTGCTCGAGGAACGCCACACCTGGGACGCGCTGCGCGTGCACTTCGAATCGTTGTGCGACTGCTACGCCGCGTGGGCGCAGCAGGAAGCCGACCACCACGGCGCGCTCGACCAAACACTGGCACAGCTCGCATTCCCGCACCAGGCCTTCCGCACCGGCCAGCGCGAACTGGCCGAAGCCGTCTACCGCGCCGCCGCCGGCGGGCGCTGCCTCATGGCGCAGGCGCCGACGGGCATCGGCAAGACGCTCGCCACCCTCTTTCCGCTGCTCAAGGCGCGCGCGGCGGGGAAGCTGGACAAGGTCTTCTTCCTCACCGCCAAGACCTCCGGCCGACCGGTGGCGCTCGATGCGCTGCGGGTGCTGGGCAAAGGCTGTGCAGTGGATGGCGCGCAGCCGCGCGTGCTCGAACTCGCCGCGCGCGAAAAGGTCTGCGAGTACCCCGACCGCGCCTGCAATGGCGATTCGTGTCCGCTCGCCAAGGGCTTCTACGACCGCCTGCCCGCCGCCCGCATCGAAGCCGCACAGACCGGCTGGCTCGACCGGCAGGCGCTGCGGCAGGTCGCGCTGCAGCACACGGTGTGCCCCTATTTCCTGGCGCAGGAAATGGCCCACTGGAGCGATGTGATCGTGGGCGACTACAACTACTACTTCGACGGCAGCGCCTTCCTCTTCGCCACGATGAAGGACGCTGGGTGGCGCGTGGCGGTGCTCGTGGACGAAGCGCACAACCTGCTGGAGCGCGCACGCGGCATGTACACCGCGCAGCTCGAGGGCGGGGCGCTCGAGGAGGCGCACCGCATCGCGCCCGCACCGGTGCGCGGCCCGCTCGCACGGCTCTTTCGCGAGTGGGACACCGTGCAGCAGTCGCAGACTGACAACTACGAAACCGCCGACGAGATTCCCGAGCGTTTCGTCCGCGCGCTGCAGGCTGCCAACACGGCCATGGCCGAGTACTTCGCCGCCAAGCCCGAGGCCGCGCAGGGGCCGCTGCAACGCTTCTTCTTCGATGCGCTGCACTTCGCCCGACTCGCCGAGGTGTTCGACGACCACTCGGTGTTCGAGCGCACGCTCGGCATCACGCAGCAGGACCGCACCCTGGCCATCCGCAATCTCGTGCCCGCGCCGTTTCTGGAAGGCCGGTTCGCCGATGCGGTGTCGGTCACCTGCTTCTCGGGCACGCTCTCGCCCTTCGAGTTCTACCGCGATGCGCTCGGCCTGCCGCCGGACACCGCGCTGCTCGACGTGGCCTCGCCGTTCAACAGCCGGCAACTGCGCGTCGAGGTGGCGATGGACGTCTCCACGCGCTTTCGCGATCGCGCCGGATCGCTGGGCAACGTGGCGGGCATCATCGGTGCCCAGTTCGAGCGCATGCCCGGCAACTACCTGGCCTTCTTCAGCAGCTTCGAGTACCTGGAGAGCGCCCGCGCCGCCTTCTCGGCGCGGCACCCCGGCGTGCCCGTGTGGACGCAGACGCGCGGCATGCTCGAAGCCGACCGCCACGGCTTCATCGCGCGCTTCGAGGAGGGCGGCCGGGGCATCGGCTTCGCCGTGCTCGGCGGCGCGTTCGGCGAGGGCATCGACCTGCCGGGCAGCCGCCTCGTTGGCGCCTTCGTCGCGAGCCTGGGCCTGCCGCAGTACAACGCGCTCAACGAGATCACGCGCGAGCGCATGCAGTCGCGCTTCGGCAAGGGCTATGAGTACACGTACCTCTATCCAGGCCTGCAGAAGGTGGTGCAGGCAGCGGGTCGCGTGATTCGCACCGAGGAAGACCAGGGCGTGCTGCATCTGCTCGACGACCGTTTTGCACGAACGGAGATTCGCGAGCTGCTGCCGCGCTGGTGGCATGTGGAGGTGGGAAGGGCCGGCGTTGCGTTCCGCTAG
- a CDS encoding response regulator: MKTPAAIDPHDFDRLLSRNLKLPMLGGLFGAVVFVGLILFLLSTISWVEHTDRVTRSASELQRRSIDMETGLRGFLLTGEESFLEPYQSALPRLKPDTDALRKQVSDNPQQVERVDRIAGLQEAWNEFAREMIAARRAGGDIQAIVRLGRGKRLTDDMRAEYTAFMDTEQTLRFQRNNDANRTSWWVVGLFLFFTLTLTALIAYFGRRQLVRLSDSYDVVLKEQTAHSQRLSEEAWLRGAQTELVGELVGELTAPDMGRKILAFFSRHLGSSVGAMYVRERHGPLRRAASYGFSADAEASPQVFSPTESLVGQAAAERRRMLIDPIDASYLKVNSGLGAMAPSTVLLMPVMSDGIVNGVVELGLPGAPDERASQLLEVVCDDIGTSLAAARYREQLQEVLAETQQLNEELQVQQEELRTANEELEEQSRALRASQAMLENQQAELEQTNSQLSERTEALDQRNTALRRVQRDLEDRADELQRASRYKSEFLANMSHELRTPLNSALILAKLLGDNPQGNLTLEQVKFAESIYSSGNDLLVLINDILDIAKVEAGKLEVVPEDVSLARLGQSLESTFSPLAMQKSLSFRLEVQPGAPASLVTDRQRVEQILKNLLSNALKFTDKGEVALVVSATADGGAAFAVSDSGIGIDPQQHELIFEAFRQADGTTSRRYGGTGLGLSISRDLTHLLGGTLTVQSEAGKGSTFILQLPALAPQASAQQATAPRSVPTYAPGNRSPAAAPVAVAPQAPSPRAVVPAPQFDDDRAIPRDQVRRVLVIEDEPQFAHILYDLAHELGYRCLVAHGAADGFELATQFVPDAILLDMRLPDSTGLDVLQKLKDSPHTRHIPIHVVSAADNAQAAALHMGAIGFALKPATRDELMKVFGRLEEKLTQKVKVVLLVEDDELQREAVIKLIGDDDIEIVAVGSGEEALELLRTRVFDCMVTDLRLPDMQGSDLLKAMAAEEIVSFPPVIVYTGRNLTRDEETELQRYSRSIIIKGARSPERLLDEVTLFLHKVEASLSTERQGMLKTVRGRDRIFEGRTILLVDDDVRNIFALTSALEQRGASVEIGRNGREALEKLDQVHEIDLVLMDVMMPEMDGLEATRRLRADPRFEKMPVIAITAKAMKDDRDQCLAAGANDYLAKPVDLERLFSLLRVWMPKMERL; encoded by the coding sequence ATGAAAACTCCTGCCGCCATCGATCCCCATGACTTCGACCGTCTGTTGAGTCGCAATCTCAAGCTCCCGATGCTGGGGGGACTGTTCGGCGCCGTGGTGTTCGTCGGGCTCATCCTGTTCCTGCTCTCGACCATCAGCTGGGTCGAACACACCGACCGCGTGACCCGTTCGGCCAGTGAACTGCAGCGCCGCAGCATCGACATGGAGACGGGCTTGCGCGGCTTCCTGCTCACCGGCGAAGAGAGCTTCCTGGAGCCCTACCAAAGCGCCCTGCCGCGTCTGAAACCCGACACCGATGCGCTGCGAAAGCAGGTCTCGGACAACCCGCAGCAGGTGGAGCGGGTCGATCGCATCGCCGGCCTGCAGGAAGCCTGGAACGAATTCGCCCGCGAAATGATTGCCGCCCGCCGCGCCGGCGGCGACATCCAGGCCATCGTGCGCCTGGGCCGCGGCAAGCGGCTGACCGACGACATGCGCGCCGAATACACCGCGTTCATGGACACCGAGCAGACCCTGCGCTTCCAGCGCAACAACGACGCCAACCGCACCAGCTGGTGGGTGGTCGGGCTCTTCCTGTTCTTCACGCTGACGCTGACCGCGCTGATCGCCTACTTCGGCCGACGCCAGCTGGTGCGGCTGTCGGACAGCTACGACGTCGTGCTCAAGGAGCAGACGGCGCATTCCCAGCGCCTGTCGGAAGAGGCATGGCTGCGCGGCGCGCAGACCGAGCTGGTGGGCGAACTGGTCGGCGAGCTGACCGCGCCGGACATGGGCCGCAAGATCCTCGCGTTCTTCTCGCGCCACCTGGGCAGCAGCGTCGGCGCGATGTATGTGCGGGAGCGCCACGGTCCGCTGCGCCGGGCTGCAAGCTATGGGTTCTCGGCCGATGCTGAAGCCTCGCCGCAGGTCTTCTCCCCCACCGAGAGCCTGGTGGGTCAGGCCGCGGCAGAGCGGCGCCGGATGCTGATCGACCCGATCGACGCCAGCTACCTCAAGGTCAACTCCGGCTTGGGCGCGATGGCGCCCAGCACCGTGCTGCTGATGCCGGTGATGAGCGACGGCATCGTCAACGGCGTGGTCGAACTGGGCCTGCCCGGCGCACCCGACGAGCGCGCGAGCCAGCTGCTGGAGGTGGTGTGCGACGACATCGGCACCTCGCTCGCCGCGGCGCGCTACCGCGAGCAATTGCAGGAGGTGCTGGCAGAGACCCAGCAGCTCAACGAGGAACTGCAGGTGCAGCAGGAAGAACTGCGCACCGCCAACGAAGAGCTCGAAGAGCAGTCGCGCGCCCTGCGCGCCTCCCAGGCCATGCTGGAGAACCAGCAGGCCGAGCTGGAGCAGACCAACAGCCAGCTCTCCGAGCGCACCGAAGCGCTGGACCAACGCAACACCGCCCTGCGCCGCGTGCAGCGCGATCTGGAAGACCGCGCCGACGAGCTGCAGCGCGCGAGCCGCTACAAGTCGGAGTTCCTCGCGAACATGTCGCACGAGCTGCGCACGCCGCTCAACAGCGCGCTGATCCTGGCCAAGCTGCTGGGCGACAACCCGCAGGGCAACCTCACGCTGGAACAGGTGAAGTTCGCCGAGTCGATCTACTCGTCGGGCAACGACCTGCTGGTGCTCATCAACGACATCCTGGACATCGCCAAGGTCGAGGCGGGCAAGCTCGAGGTGGTGCCCGAGGACGTATCGCTCGCACGGCTCGGGCAGAGCCTGGAGAGCACCTTCAGCCCGCTCGCGATGCAAAAGAGCCTGAGCTTCCGGCTCGAGGTGCAGCCCGGCGCGCCGGCCTCGCTGGTCACCGACCGGCAGCGGGTCGAGCAGATCCTGAAGAACCTGCTGTCGAACGCCCTCAAGTTCACCGACAAGGGCGAGGTGGCGCTGGTGGTCTCTGCCACGGCGGACGGCGGCGCGGCCTTCGCGGTGTCGGACTCGGGCATCGGCATCGATCCGCAGCAGCACGAGCTGATCTTCGAGGCCTTCCGCCAGGCCGACGGCACCACCAGCCGGCGCTACGGCGGCACGGGGCTGGGCCTGTCGATCTCGCGCGACCTCACGCACCTTTTGGGCGGCACGCTCACCGTGCAGAGCGAAGCCGGCAAGGGCAGCACCTTCATCCTGCAGTTGCCGGCCCTGGCACCGCAGGCTTCGGCGCAACAGGCCACCGCCCCCCGGAGCGTGCCGACCTATGCGCCCGGCAACCGCAGCCCCGCCGCCGCGCCCGTCGCCGTGGCACCGCAGGCGCCCTCGCCGCGGGCCGTGGTGCCGGCGCCTCAGTTCGACGACGACCGCGCGATCCCGCGCGACCAGGTGCGGCGCGTGCTGGTGATCGAGGACGAGCCGCAGTTCGCGCACATCCTCTACGACCTGGCGCACGAGCTGGGCTACCGGTGCCTGGTGGCGCACGGCGCGGCCGACGGCTTCGAGCTGGCCACGCAGTTCGTGCCCGATGCGATCCTGCTGGACATGCGCCTGCCCGACAGCACCGGCCTGGACGTGCTGCAGAAACTCAAGGATTCGCCGCACACGCGCCACATCCCGATCCATGTGGTCTCGGCCGCCGACAACGCGCAGGCCGCCGCGCTGCACATGGGCGCCATCGGCTTCGCGCTGAAGCCGGCCACCCGCGACGAGCTGATGAAGGTGTTCGGCCGGCTCGAGGAAAAGCTCACGCAGAAGGTCAAGGTCGTGCTGCTGGTGGAAGACGATGAGCTGCAGCGCGAAGCCGTGATCAAGCTGATCGGCGACGACGACATCGAGATCGTCGCCGTCGGCTCCGGCGAAGAGGCGCTGGAGCTGCTGCGCACCCGCGTGTTCGACTGCATGGTCACCGACCTGCGGCTGCCCGACATGCAGGGCAGCGACCTGCTCAAGGCCATGGCGGCCGAAGAGATCGTGTCGTTCCCGCCGGTCATCGTCTACACCGGGCGCAACCTCACCCGCGACGAAGAGACGGAGCTGCAGCGCTACTCGCGCTCGATCATCATCAAGGGCGCCCGCTCGCCGGAGCGCCTGCTCGACGAGGTGACGCTCTTCCTGCACAAGGTGGAGGCCTCGCTCTCCACCGAGCGCCAGGGCATGCTGAAGACGGTGCGTGGGCGCGACCGCATCTTCGAGGGCCGCACCATCCTTCTGGTGGACGACGACGTGCGCAACATCTTCGCCCTGACGAGTGCGCTGGAGCAGCGCGGCGCGTCGGTGGAGATCGGCCGCAACGGCCGCGAGGCGCTCGAAAAACTCGACCAGGTGCACGAGATCGACCTGGTCCTGATGGACGTGATGATGCCGGAGATGGACGGCCTGGAAGCCACGCGGCGCCTGCGCGCCGACCCGCGCTTCGAGAAGATGCCGGTGATTGCCATCACCGCCAAGGCCATGAAGGACGACCGCGACCAGTGCCTGGCCGCCGGCGCCAACGATTACCTCGCCAAGCCCGTCGACCTGGAGCGGCTGTTCTCGCTCCTGCGCGTATGGATGCCCAAGATGGAGCGCCTGTGA
- a CDS encoding protein-glutamate O-methyltransferase CheR encodes MTDKPPSPPPSSPPSPLQPLSDTEIELRLLMEAIYLKYSYDFRNYTTASQKRRVLYALDQLGLPSISALQEKVLRDAGLFGRLLQFLTIPVSEMFRDPSYFLALRDHVVPILHTYPSVKVWVAGCSTGEEVFSLAILLREEGLLDRTQIYATDINPASLEKARQGIFPLEAIRGYTTNYQRAGGRSAFSDYYTAAYDAARFDPSLCADVIFADHSLATDSVFAETQLVSCRNVLIYFNRLLQDRALGLFHESLSHRGFLGLGSKESIDFSGYADRFAPHARAERIYRKAT; translated from the coding sequence GTGACCGACAAGCCGCCCTCACCTCCGCCGTCTTCCCCACCCTCGCCGCTTCAGCCGCTGAGCGACACCGAGATCGAGCTGCGCCTCCTGATGGAGGCCATCTACCTCAAGTACAGCTACGACTTCCGCAACTACACCACCGCCTCGCAGAAGCGACGGGTGCTGTATGCGCTCGACCAGCTCGGGCTGCCGAGCATCTCGGCGCTGCAGGAGAAAGTGCTGCGCGACGCGGGGCTGTTCGGGCGGCTGCTGCAGTTCCTGACGATCCCGGTGAGCGAGATGTTCCGCGACCCGTCGTACTTTCTTGCGCTGCGCGACCACGTGGTGCCGATCCTGCACACCTACCCATCGGTGAAGGTGTGGGTGGCGGGCTGCAGCACGGGCGAAGAAGTGTTCTCGCTCGCCATCCTGCTGCGCGAAGAAGGCCTGCTCGATCGCACCCAGATCTATGCGACCGACATCAACCCGGCCTCGCTGGAGAAGGCGCGCCAAGGCATCTTTCCGCTGGAAGCGATTCGCGGCTACACCACCAACTACCAGCGTGCCGGTGGGCGCAGCGCGTTCTCCGACTACTACACCGCCGCCTACGACGCGGCGCGCTTCGACCCGTCGCTCTGCGCCGACGTCATCTTCGCGGACCACAGCCTGGCGACCGACAGCGTGTTCGCGGAAACGCAGCTGGTGTCGTGCCGCAACGTGCTCATCTATTTCAACCGGCTGCTGCAGGACCGTGCGCTCGGACTGTTCCACGAGTCGCTGTCGCACCGCGGCTTCCTGGGCCTGGGGTCCAAGGAAAGCATCGACTTCTCCGGCTACGCGGACCGCTTCGCGCCGCACGCCCGCGCCGAGCGCATCTACCGCAAGGCGACATGA
- a CDS encoding chemotaxis protein CheB, translating to MTTLPRPHTRKRVDKVVLGASAGGIDALMVLLDGLPAGWRLPMTVVLHLPENHDSHLAEIFALRLPIPVHEAADKMPVAAGCLYFAPPGYHLSIERERCFSLSCEAPVLFSRPSIDVLMASAADAYGPALAGFLLTGANDDGAEGLHRIHLAGGLTAVQDPKEALISIMPNAAIARHAPDHVLPLRELRALLLQLEAAHAH from the coding sequence ATGACGACGCTGCCTCGCCCCCATACCCGCAAGCGGGTGGACAAAGTCGTGCTCGGCGCTTCGGCCGGCGGCATCGATGCGCTCATGGTGCTGCTCGACGGACTGCCCGCGGGCTGGCGCCTGCCGATGACGGTGGTGCTCCACCTGCCCGAGAACCATGACAGCCATCTCGCCGAGATCTTTGCGCTGCGCCTGCCCATTCCCGTGCACGAGGCGGCCGACAAGATGCCGGTCGCGGCCGGCTGCCTTTATTTCGCGCCGCCGGGCTATCACCTGTCGATCGAGCGCGAGCGCTGCTTCTCGCTCAGTTGCGAGGCGCCCGTGCTGTTCTCGCGGCCGTCCATCGACGTGCTGATGGCCTCGGCCGCCGACGCCTACGGCCCCGCGCTGGCCGGATTCCTCTTGACCGGCGCCAACGACGACGGTGCCGAAGGCCTGCATCGCATTCACCTGGCCGGCGGACTCACCGCCGTGCAGGACCCCAAAGAAGCCCTGATTTCCATCATGCCCAACGCCGCCATCGCGCGACACGCCCCCGACCACGTGCTACCGCTGCGCGAGCTTCGCGCCCTGCTCCTGCAACTGGAGGCCGCCCATGCCCATTGA
- a CDS encoding hybrid sensor histidine kinase/response regulator, protein MPIDVQSKLLIVDDLPENLLALEALIRAPDRIVYRAGSAEAALSLLLEHEFALAIVDVQMPGMNGFELAEMMRGTERTRHIPIIFVSAAGRELNYAFQGYESGAVDFLHKPLDPHAVVSKVNVFVDLYQHRKALRHEMESLAAAHRKQEELVQQLQHTQHELERAVRMRDDFMSMVSHELRTPLNTLYLEAQLRQLHLSKGNLANFAADRLPAMIERDQRQIRNMVRLIDDMLDVTRMRRDALSIQTKPVDLAVLARAVVENLRQQAEAAGSTITLEAPAELRGVWDEFRIEQVLTNLLTNALRYGGGKPIEMVVEQADGVARVRVRDHGIGIAPEDQARIFEQFERTEHSRQHAAGLGLGLYITRKIVDLHAGQIGVESATGQGARFTVELPLQADAAGSAPDA, encoded by the coding sequence ATGCCCATTGACGTCCAAAGCAAGCTGCTGATCGTCGATGACCTGCCGGAGAACCTGCTGGCGCTGGAGGCGCTGATCCGCGCGCCCGACCGCATCGTGTACCGCGCCGGCTCCGCCGAGGCGGCGCTCTCGCTGCTCCTAGAGCATGAATTCGCGCTCGCCATCGTCGACGTGCAGATGCCCGGCATGAACGGCTTCGAGCTGGCCGAGATGATGCGCGGCACGGAGCGCACGCGGCACATCCCGATCATCTTCGTGAGCGCCGCAGGGCGCGAGCTGAACTACGCCTTTCAGGGCTACGAGAGCGGCGCGGTCGACTTCCTGCACAAGCCGCTCGATCCGCACGCGGTAGTCAGCAAGGTCAATGTGTTCGTCGACCTGTACCAGCACCGGAAGGCACTGCGCCACGAGATGGAATCGCTCGCGGCCGCGCACCGGAAGCAAGAAGAACTGGTGCAGCAACTGCAGCACACCCAGCACGAGCTGGAGCGCGCGGTGCGCATGCGCGACGACTTCATGTCGATGGTTTCGCACGAGCTGCGCACGCCGCTCAACACGCTGTACCTGGAGGCGCAGCTGCGCCAGCTTCACCTGTCCAAGGGCAACCTCGCCAACTTCGCGGCGGACCGGCTGCCCGCGATGATCGAGCGCGACCAGCGGCAGATCCGCAACATGGTGCGCCTCATCGACGACATGCTCGACGTGACGCGCATGCGGCGCGATGCGCTGTCGATCCAGACCAAGCCGGTCGACCTGGCGGTGCTCGCCCGCGCCGTGGTCGAGAACCTGCGCCAGCAGGCCGAGGCCGCGGGCTCGACGATCACGCTCGAAGCACCGGCCGAGTTGCGCGGCGTGTGGGACGAGTTCCGCATCGAACAGGTGCTGACCAACCTCCTGACCAATGCGCTGCGCTACGGCGGCGGCAAGCCGATCGAGATGGTGGTCGAGCAGGCCGACGGCGTGGCGCGCGTGCGCGTGCGCGACCACGGCATCGGCATCGCGCCCGAGGACCAGGCGCGCATCTTCGAGCAGTTCGAGCGCACCGAGCACAGCCGCCAGCATGCGGCCGGGCTGGGCCTCGGGCTCTACATCACGCGCAAGATCGTGGACCTGCACGCGGGGCAGATCGGCGTGGAAAGCGCGACCGGCCAGGGCGCGCGCTTCACCGTCGAGCTGCCGCTGCAGGCCGACGCCGCAGGTTCCGCGCCCGACGCGTAG
- a CDS encoding response regulator — MNVLIVDDNEAAADLLQELLTLQDHTARCTYTAQQAMDAAAVEHFDAALIDLTLPDFPGTEVARRLRASTAEGTPRLLVAISGFSAQDAAGESAKGLFDHHLQKPIDIAQLDRILAQPSL; from the coding sequence GTGAACGTGCTGATCGTCGATGACAACGAAGCCGCTGCCGACCTCTTGCAGGAACTGCTCACGCTGCAGGACCACACGGCCCGCTGCACCTACACGGCGCAGCAGGCGATGGACGCGGCGGCCGTGGAGCACTTCGATGCCGCGCTGATCGACCTCACCCTGCCCGACTTTCCGGGCACCGAGGTGGCGCGGCGGTTGCGCGCGAGCACCGCAGAAGGCACGCCGCGGTTGCTGGTTGCGATCTCGGGCTTCTCGGCGCAGGACGCGGCGGGCGAATCGGCCAAGGGGTTGTTCGACCATCACCTGCAGAAGCCGATCGACATTGCGCAGCTCGATCGCATCCTGGCGCAACCTTCGCTCTAG
- a CDS encoding CAP domain-containing protein, translated as MRSKFQTAAIGTLATLLLASCGGGGGGGGDGGGALPLGLGVPPAAAPAPAPAPDPAAAPAPAPAPGPTALESCGLPDFVQDTITRVNQFRSEARTCGATQYPAAAPIAWNSQLDTAAARHSRDMVAKNYFDHTGSDGSTAGTRATDAGYKWSGVGENIAAGQTSVASAMNSWQLSEGHCRNLMGANYKHVALACVRGGAGNAYPYYWTMVLGTP; from the coding sequence ATGCGTTCGAAATTCCAGACCGCCGCCATCGGCACCCTCGCGACCCTGTTGCTTGCATCGTGCGGTGGGGGAGGAGGCGGAGGCGGCGACGGTGGTGGTGCATTGCCGCTCGGGCTGGGCGTTCCGCCTGCAGCCGCTCCCGCACCTGCGCCGGCACCGGACCCCGCCGCTGCACCCGCGCCTGCACCCGCACCCGGCCCCACCGCGCTGGAAAGCTGCGGCCTGCCCGACTTCGTGCAAGACACCATCACCCGCGTCAACCAGTTCCGCAGCGAGGCGCGCACCTGCGGCGCCACGCAGTACCCGGCCGCCGCGCCCATCGCCTGGAACAGCCAGCTCGACACGGCCGCAGCACGCCATTCGCGCGACATGGTCGCGAAGAACTACTTCGATCACACCGGCTCGGACGGAAGCACCGCGGGCACCCGTGCCACCGACGCGGGCTACAAGTGGTCGGGCGTCGGCGAGAACATCGCGGCCGGGCAGACCAGCGTTGCATCGGCCATGAACTCGTGGCAACTGAGCGAAGGCCATTGCCGCAACCTGATGGGCGCGAACTACAAGCATGTCGCGCTGGCATGCGTGCGCGGCGGCGCGGGCAATGCCTATCCCTACTACTGGACGATGGTGCTCGGAACGCCCTGA